In Chromatiaceae bacterium, a single genomic region encodes these proteins:
- the prsK gene encoding PEP-CTERM system histidine kinase PrsK, giving the protein MVKELAFFSYGLAALAYLFLLVLLLTGWRARFQGSQLMVSVAGSAVWAIAAATQSRYGVPDFNLVLAAEVVRNLLWIFFLLYLLRPFAEGNALYTRMLGHVRLGCLVLGLLMLLTLVEIPALTDWLRPSALRGEFSLMGQLLFAVLGMALVEQLFRNTPIEQRWGIKYLCFGLGVLFVFDFYLYTDALLFHQLDGAIWSARGFVNVTAIPLIAITAARNPDWNLPVFLSRRMVLHSTTLFSAGLYMLLMALAGYYIKLYGGEWGGVLQIAFLFGAITVLVALLFSGQFRARTKVFLNKHFFSYRYDYREEWLRIIGLLAGVRGDLPLNERVIWALAEIVESSGGLLWTRTEKGNYRFRARFNAQYAVEHVIEAEEPMAPFMERQRWVIDLDEYRSAPDVYGDLGLPEWILQNPDAWLIVPLIHDERLLGFVMLLQPRAPQSINWENLDLLKTVGMQAASYLALSQAAEALAEARQFEGFNRLSAFVIHDLKNLIAQLSLVVKNAARHKHNPEFIEDAVHTIENAVNKMNRLMAQLKSADVTGERRRIDLVTEAQHVVAAKASGKPVPVFRADVPSAHVLAEPDRLSSVLGHVVQNAQDATPPDGKVEVVLRVSGDQAIVEVRDTGSGMDADFIKTRLFRPFDSTKGLTGMGIGAYECREVISALGGQVVVESAPGRGTTFRIMLPLVDHSSSS; this is encoded by the coding sequence GTGGTAAAGGAACTCGCGTTTTTCAGTTACGGCCTGGCGGCGCTTGCGTACCTGTTTCTGCTGGTCCTGCTGCTGACCGGCTGGCGGGCGCGTTTCCAAGGCTCGCAGCTGATGGTCTCAGTCGCGGGATCTGCGGTATGGGCCATCGCAGCGGCCACCCAATCGCGATACGGGGTGCCCGATTTCAACCTGGTGCTAGCCGCGGAAGTCGTACGCAATCTGCTGTGGATCTTCTTCCTGCTCTATCTGTTGCGGCCTTTTGCGGAAGGCAACGCCCTGTACACACGGATGCTGGGCCACGTCAGACTCGGTTGCCTGGTCCTCGGTTTGTTGATGCTGTTGACGCTGGTCGAGATTCCGGCGCTCACCGACTGGTTGCGGCCCAGCGCGTTGCGCGGCGAGTTCTCTTTGATGGGGCAGTTGTTGTTCGCCGTGCTGGGCATGGCACTCGTCGAGCAGTTGTTCCGTAACACCCCGATCGAGCAGCGCTGGGGTATCAAGTATTTGTGTTTCGGACTCGGCGTGCTGTTCGTGTTCGACTTCTACCTGTACACCGATGCGTTGTTGTTCCATCAACTCGATGGGGCCATCTGGTCGGCGCGGGGTTTTGTCAATGTAACCGCAATTCCGCTGATTGCCATCACAGCGGCGCGAAATCCGGATTGGAATCTGCCGGTATTCCTCTCGCGTCGCATGGTGCTGCATTCGACCACGTTGTTCAGCGCCGGGCTGTACATGCTGCTGATGGCCCTCGCGGGCTACTACATCAAGCTGTACGGCGGTGAGTGGGGCGGTGTGTTGCAGATCGCGTTTCTGTTCGGCGCGATCACCGTGTTGGTGGCCCTGTTGTTTTCCGGGCAGTTCCGTGCCCGGACAAAGGTTTTCCTCAACAAGCACTTTTTCAGTTACCGGTACGACTACCGCGAAGAGTGGCTGCGGATAATAGGCCTGTTGGCAGGAGTCCGTGGTGATCTGCCGTTGAACGAGCGCGTGATCTGGGCCCTGGCGGAGATTGTCGAAAGTTCCGGCGGGCTGTTGTGGACACGTACCGAAAAAGGCAACTATCGCTTCAGGGCGCGCTTCAATGCCCAGTACGCGGTGGAGCACGTGATCGAGGCAGAAGAACCGATGGCGCCGTTCATGGAGCGACAGCGCTGGGTGATCGATCTCGACGAATACCGATCCGCACCCGACGTGTACGGTGATCTCGGGCTGCCGGAGTGGATTCTGCAGAATCCGGATGCTTGGCTGATCGTGCCGCTGATCCACGACGAACGCCTGCTGGGTTTCGTAATGTTGTTGCAGCCGCGGGCGCCGCAATCCATCAACTGGGAGAATCTCGATCTACTGAAGACGGTCGGTATGCAGGCAGCCAGTTACCTGGCACTCAGCCAGGCGGCCGAGGCGCTCGCCGAGGCACGCCAGTTCGAGGGCTTCAACCGCTTGTCCGCATTCGTGATTCACGATCTGAAAAACCTGATCGCGCAATTGTCGCTCGTCGTCAAGAATGCCGCCCGCCACAAGCACAATCCCGAATTCATCGAAGATGCGGTACATACCATCGAGAACGCGGTTAACAAGATGAACCGGTTGATGGCGCAGTTGAAGAGCGCCGATGTGACCGGGGAGCGCCGGCGTATTGATTTGGTCACGGAGGCGCAACACGTGGTGGCGGCGAAGGCCAGTGGCAAGCCCGTTCCGGTCTTCCGGGCCGATGTGCCATCAGCGCATGTGTTGGCGGAACCTGATCGATTGTCGTCGGTGTTGGGGCATGTCGTGCAGAATGCCCAGGATGCGACGCCACCGGACGGCAAAGTCGAGGTGGTGCTGCGGGTTTCCGGCGACCAAGCTATAGTTGAGGTTCGCGATACCGGATCGGGAATGGATGCAGATTTCATAAAGACGCGCCTGTTCAGGCCGTTTGATTCCACCAAGGGCCTGACCGGCATGGGGATTGGTGCGTACGAGTGCCGCGAGGTCATCTCGGCGTTGGGTGGTCAGGTGGTCGTCGAAAGTGCCCCTGGGCGTGGCACGACATTCCGCATCATGCTGCCGCTGGTCGACCATTCGTCGTCGAGCTGA
- the prsR gene encoding PEP-CTERM-box response regulator transcription factor, producing MAESKDKLLIVEDDPGLQSQLKWSFADFEVAVAEERDSALAHLRRLEPPVVTLDLGLPPDPGGVTEGFGLLEKILALAPDTKVIVVTGHNDRTNAMRAIAMGAYDFYEKPIDPDLLGITIKRAARLYHIEQENRRLQTATGSSVLEGLIASSAEMLKVCRTVEKLAPTDVSTLILGESGTGKEVLVKALHNLSDRHDKRLVAINCAAIPEALLESELFGYEKGAFTGAAKTTQGKIEVANGGILFLDEVGDLPQPLQAKLLRFLQERVIERIGGRSEIPVDVRVICATHRDLPELIRAGDFREDLYYRINEATIRVPPLRERPGDSLLLARAFLEKFAAQFKRPLKGFSPQAIEGIEAYPWPGNVRELENRVKRAVIMADGNQVSLEDLELPTQEADEPAEPFNLREVREKAESQAILRALARVDGNVSKTAELLGVTRPTLYNLMKKYGISD from the coding sequence TTGGCAGAGAGCAAAGATAAGCTGCTGATAGTAGAGGACGACCCGGGTCTGCAAAGCCAGCTCAAGTGGAGCTTTGCAGATTTCGAGGTGGCGGTGGCCGAGGAGCGCGACAGTGCCTTGGCCCACCTGCGCCGGCTGGAGCCGCCCGTTGTGACACTCGACCTCGGGCTTCCGCCGGATCCCGGCGGCGTCACCGAAGGCTTCGGTCTGCTGGAGAAGATCCTGGCCCTGGCCCCCGATACCAAGGTGATCGTGGTGACCGGGCACAACGATCGCACCAACGCAATGCGTGCCATCGCCATGGGCGCGTATGACTTCTACGAGAAGCCGATAGACCCCGACCTGTTGGGGATCACCATCAAGCGTGCCGCGCGGCTGTATCACATCGAGCAGGAGAACCGGCGTCTGCAGACGGCGACCGGCAGTTCGGTTCTCGAAGGCCTGATCGCATCCAGTGCGGAGATGTTGAAGGTCTGCCGGACCGTCGAGAAACTTGCACCTACCGACGTGTCGACGCTGATTCTCGGTGAAAGCGGCACCGGCAAAGAGGTCCTGGTCAAGGCACTGCACAACCTCAGCGACCGCCACGACAAACGATTGGTCGCAATCAATTGCGCCGCTATTCCTGAAGCGCTGCTCGAGAGTGAACTGTTCGGTTACGAGAAAGGTGCATTCACCGGCGCGGCGAAAACGACACAGGGCAAGATCGAGGTCGCGAATGGCGGCATCCTGTTTCTCGACGAGGTCGGCGATCTGCCGCAACCGTTGCAGGCGAAGCTGCTTCGATTTCTCCAGGAGCGCGTGATCGAGCGTATCGGCGGCCGCTCGGAGATTCCGGTCGATGTCCGCGTGATCTGTGCCACCCATCGCGATCTGCCCGAGCTGATTCGCGCCGGCGACTTCCGCGAAGACCTTTACTACCGCATCAACGAGGCGACGATACGCGTTCCACCGCTGCGCGAGCGACCGGGCGACAGTCTGTTGCTGGCACGGGCCTTCCTGGAAAAGTTCGCTGCACAGTTCAAGCGGCCGCTGAAGGGATTCAGTCCGCAGGCGATCGAGGGGATCGAGGCCTACCCATGGCCGGGAAACGTCCGCGAACTGGAGAACCGTGTCAAACGTGCGGTGATCATGGCCGACGGCAATCAGGTCTCGCTCGAAGACCTGGAACTGCCGACACAGGAGGCCGACGAGCCGGCCGAGCCCTTCAACCTGCGTGAGGTTCGTGAGAAAGCGGAATCCCAGGCGATCCTACGGGCCTTGGCGCGCGTCGATGGCAACGTCTCGAAGACCGCTGAGCTGCTGGGGGTGACCCGGCCCACGCTGTACAATCTGATGAAAAAATACGGGATCAGCGATTGA
- the prsT gene encoding PEP-CTERM system TPR-repeat protein PrsT gives MLSRALFCFVVAVGLAVTCGSSVAASADDYFSEAQKYVAEGSVKSAIIELKNALQKDPTHVKSRLLLGSLYLRNGDTAAAVKEYGRARELGAADDLWMRGYARALVLQGSFQQLLDEVRVKPSMPGELRAQLLAMRGNAQIALRHIDEGIAEYDAALALEPGNPVARLGKAQIMLGEGREDEALAQFNEVLAENPGHVETRLARGDLRRRMHQLADAAADYQRAAEEDPVNPRARIGLALVHIAQRDIAAAKQDLEALNKIARDVPAVNYLRALVSFQEGDYDRASDELQTLLRVAPSNVQAQLLYGIVSYARNQFTIADDYLTRVYSSIPGNVQVAKILGATRLKLRQPDRAVQVLGGVVDANSGDAQLLALLGTAYIQSGNNSKGAEYIEKAVEIDPDRALLRTQLAIGKIASGDTSGAISQLESAVALDQDVLQADVLLVLSYLNKHEFDKAIAASEALEKRMVDSPIPYNLTGLAYLAQSRFDEAQAKFEQALEKDPNFLVAIMNIARKSTLQGDAEAAARAYERVLQRDPKHLGALLGMAALAKAGGDAAATEQWLLRANESNPKALQPMLILAEHYLRANEGLKAMTALSGLAPEQAEHPAALRLKGMAQLQSGDYPSAVFTFSTLTERQPELLEGWFQLARAQVAGGDPDAARDSFRRAIELDPEHKVPLVWIGLAELELRENRYDQALEQAKQIKTYFPDNVYGYDIEAAAYRGKGDIEASLAATEAGLAVERTSRRVRIFANALTAAGKADKGVKVLNDWLAEHSDDGSAWANLGMLQQQAGRAGEAIAAYEQAISKVEVNPVILNNMAWLYLERDGKRALELATRAYELAPSRAEIVDTYGWILFQQGRAPEGLAALQQAFVIAPRNAEIGLHVAEALHRLDRDSEARPVLERIVRENPNTQHAEAANALLQRLRG, from the coding sequence ATGCTGTCACGTGCCCTGTTCTGTTTTGTTGTCGCGGTCGGCCTCGCGGTCACGTGTGGAAGTTCCGTTGCGGCATCCGCCGACGACTATTTCTCCGAGGCGCAAAAGTACGTCGCGGAGGGGTCGGTCAAATCCGCAATTATCGAATTGAAGAATGCGCTGCAGAAAGACCCCACGCATGTGAAGTCGCGTCTGTTGCTCGGTTCGTTGTACCTGCGCAATGGCGACACTGCTGCAGCGGTTAAGGAATACGGGCGGGCGCGCGAACTTGGCGCGGCGGACGACCTCTGGATGAGGGGCTATGCGCGTGCGCTGGTGCTACAGGGAAGCTTCCAGCAACTTCTGGACGAGGTGCGGGTCAAGCCCAGTATGCCGGGCGAACTGCGCGCTCAATTGCTTGCAATGCGCGGCAATGCACAAATCGCGCTGCGCCACATCGATGAGGGAATCGCGGAGTACGATGCGGCGTTGGCACTGGAGCCCGGGAACCCGGTCGCGCGTCTGGGCAAGGCGCAGATCATGTTGGGTGAGGGGCGCGAAGACGAGGCGTTGGCACAATTCAACGAGGTCCTTGCGGAGAACCCTGGCCATGTCGAGACCCGGCTGGCGCGTGGCGATCTGCGACGCCGCATGCATCAACTGGCGGATGCCGCCGCAGACTACCAGCGCGCGGCTGAAGAGGACCCTGTCAATCCGCGGGCGCGCATCGGGCTCGCGCTCGTGCACATCGCGCAACGCGATATAGCGGCTGCCAAACAGGATCTCGAGGCGTTGAACAAGATTGCCCGCGATGTGCCGGCGGTCAATTATCTGCGGGCCCTGGTTTCGTTCCAGGAAGGTGATTACGACCGCGCCTCGGACGAGTTGCAGACCCTGCTGCGGGTCGCACCGAGCAATGTACAGGCGCAGTTGCTGTACGGAATCGTCAGCTATGCACGCAACCAGTTCACGATTGCGGACGACTACCTCACCCGTGTCTATTCAAGTATCCCAGGCAATGTCCAGGTGGCGAAAATACTCGGTGCGACCCGTCTGAAGCTTCGCCAACCGGACCGCGCCGTCCAGGTTCTCGGTGGCGTGGTAGACGCCAACTCGGGTGATGCACAGTTGTTGGCCCTCCTGGGTACCGCATACATCCAGTCGGGCAACAACAGCAAGGGCGCTGAGTACATCGAAAAAGCCGTCGAGATCGACCCGGACCGGGCGTTGCTGCGTACGCAGTTGGCGATCGGGAAGATCGCATCCGGCGATACCTCTGGAGCTATCTCGCAGCTGGAATCCGCGGTCGCGTTGGATCAAGACGTGCTGCAGGCCGACGTCCTGCTGGTGCTCAGCTATCTCAACAAGCACGAATTCGACAAGGCGATCGCAGCGTCCGAGGCTTTGGAGAAGCGGATGGTGGACAGCCCGATCCCCTACAACCTGACTGGGCTTGCATATCTTGCACAGAGTCGGTTCGACGAGGCGCAGGCGAAGTTCGAGCAGGCTTTGGAGAAGGACCCGAATTTCCTGGTCGCGATAATGAACATCGCCCGCAAATCGACGTTGCAGGGGGATGCCGAGGCAGCAGCTCGTGCGTATGAACGCGTGCTGCAGCGTGACCCGAAACACTTGGGTGCGCTGCTTGGGATGGCGGCACTGGCGAAGGCGGGGGGCGATGCTGCGGCTACCGAGCAGTGGTTGCTCAGGGCCAACGAATCCAATCCGAAAGCGTTGCAGCCGATGCTGATTCTCGCCGAGCACTACCTGCGTGCCAACGAAGGGCTGAAAGCGATGACAGCGCTCTCGGGACTGGCTCCAGAGCAGGCGGAGCACCCCGCAGCGTTGCGCCTGAAAGGTATGGCTCAATTGCAAAGTGGCGACTATCCGAGTGCGGTGTTCACTTTTTCGACGCTGACCGAACGGCAACCGGAGTTGCTCGAGGGCTGGTTTCAACTTGCCCGCGCCCAAGTGGCTGGCGGCGATCCGGACGCCGCGCGCGACAGCTTCCGGCGTGCCATCGAACTCGATCCCGAGCACAAGGTACCGCTGGTATGGATAGGCCTCGCGGAACTCGAGTTGCGTGAAAATCGCTACGATCAGGCGCTGGAACAGGCGAAACAGATCAAGACGTACTTTCCGGACAACGTCTACGGTTACGACATTGAGGCGGCCGCCTATCGCGGCAAGGGCGATATCGAGGCATCGCTCGCAGCCACTGAAGCCGGCCTGGCGGTCGAACGTACCTCGCGTCGCGTGCGGATCTTTGCGAATGCCCTGACTGCCGCCGGGAAGGCCGACAAAGGGGTCAAGGTGCTCAACGACTGGCTCGCTGAGCATTCGGATGACGGCAGTGCGTGGGCCAACCTCGGAATGCTGCAGCAGCAGGCAGGTCGTGCCGGTGAGGCGATCGCGGCCTATGAACAGGCGATCTCGAAGGTCGAGGTAAATCCGGTAATCCTCAACAACATGGCGTGGTTGTATCTGGAACGCGATGGCAAGCGTGCACTGGAGTTGGCGACCCGTGCATATGAACTGGCGCCGTCACGTGCCGAGATCGTCGATACCTATGGCTGGATCCTGTTCCAGCAGGGCCGCGCCCCGGAAGGTCTGGCAGCACTCCAGCAGGCGTTTGTGATCGCACCGCGCAATGCCGAGATCGGCCTGCACGTGGCCGAGGCGCTGCATCGGTTGGATCGCGACTCGGAGGCGCGCCCGGTGCTGGAACGCATTGTCCGCGAGAACCCCAATACGCAGCACGCGGAAGCCGCGAACGCCTTACTGCAGCGACTGCGAGGTTGA
- a CDS encoding FGGY-family carbohydrate kinase, with translation MADCFIGIDLGTSGCRGVAIDDRGVTLAQAATVLPPSRHPRPGASEQSPDDWWAAVARVLRELLTQKPGRVRALSVDGTSSTLLLCDADGVPCSPGLMYDDRRAVPQAQTIAQHAPADCAARGPGSALAKLLYLHEKHPHVAAHAVHQADWISGRLAARHGISDENNVLKLGYDVVERHWPEWMTRLPLPLELLPEVLPVGSPVGPIAPAIAAAFGLPTDVLVVAGTTDSNAAALAAGIEAPGDAVTSLGSTLVLKIFAERPVFAADYGVYSHRLGDSWLIGGASNTGGRVLRQFFSDRQIKQLSARIDTERVLNLGYYPLPTPGERFPRNDPHLEPRLTPRPEDPAEFLQAMLEGIADVEATGYARLTALGAPTPRRVFTSGGGAANEAWQRIRARRLGLPVLRAVHTEAAYGTALLARAAVGARSTSQSLQ, from the coding sequence TTGGCTGACTGCTTCATCGGCATCGACCTCGGCACCTCGGGCTGCCGGGGGGTGGCGATCGACGATCGGGGTGTGACCCTGGCGCAGGCAGCCACTGTACTGCCGCCGTCGCGGCATCCTCGTCCAGGCGCCAGCGAACAATCGCCGGATGACTGGTGGGCCGCGGTCGCGCGCGTATTGCGCGAGCTGCTCACCCAGAAACCGGGCAGGGTGCGGGCACTGAGCGTCGACGGGACATCGTCGACGCTGTTGCTATGTGACGCCGACGGCGTCCCTTGCTCTCCAGGGCTGATGTATGACGATCGGCGCGCCGTGCCGCAGGCGCAGACCATCGCCCAGCATGCGCCGGCCGACTGCGCCGCACGCGGCCCCGGATCGGCCCTCGCCAAGCTGCTCTACCTGCATGAAAAACATCCGCATGTCGCGGCGCACGCGGTCCATCAAGCGGACTGGATCAGCGGGCGCCTGGCCGCTCGGCACGGTATCAGCGACGAAAACAACGTCCTCAAGCTGGGTTACGACGTGGTGGAGCGCCACTGGCCTGAGTGGATGACCCGGTTACCGCTACCGCTCGAACTGCTGCCCGAGGTCCTGCCGGTGGGTTCTCCGGTCGGCCCCATCGCGCCTGCCATTGCAGCGGCATTCGGCCTTCCGACCGATGTGCTCGTGGTGGCCGGCACCACCGACAGCAACGCGGCGGCGCTGGCGGCCGGCATCGAAGCACCCGGCGACGCCGTGACGTCGCTCGGCAGCACCCTGGTACTGAAGATATTCGCCGAACGCCCGGTCTTCGCAGCCGACTACGGCGTATACAGCCACCGACTCGGTGACAGCTGGCTGATCGGCGGTGCCTCCAATACTGGAGGGCGCGTATTGCGCCAGTTCTTCAGCGACCGGCAAATCAAGCAGCTGAGTGCGCGGATCGACACGGAACGCGTGCTCAACCTCGGCTACTACCCCTTGCCGACCCCCGGAGAGCGGTTTCCGCGAAACGATCCACATCTGGAACCGCGACTGACCCCGCGTCCCGAGGATCCTGCCGAGTTTCTACAGGCCATGCTGGAGGGCATTGCGGACGTGGAGGCTACCGGGTACGCGCGCCTGACCGCATTGGGTGCGCCGACGCCACGTCGCGTATTCACCAGCGGCGGGGGTGCCGCCAACGAGGCGTGGCAGCGCATACGCGCGCGTCGGCTCGGTCTGCCGGTACTGCGCGCCGTGCACACAGAGGCGGCCTATGGCACGGCCCTGCTGGCGCGGGCCGCCGTCGGCGCGCGCTCAACCTCGCAGTCGCTGCAGTAA
- the queF gene encoding NADPH-dependent 7-cyano-7-deazaguanine reductase QueF produces the protein MSTLPSRDLETFPNPRPERDYTIRIRVPEFTCLCPKTGQPDFATLHIEYVPDSLCVELKSLKLYVWSFRDEGAFHEAVTNRILDDLTGATQPRFMRLTAEFNVRGGIYTNVVAEYRADGWAAPAPVHLP, from the coding sequence ATGTCGACCCTTCCCAGCCGTGACCTGGAAACCTTCCCCAACCCGCGCCCCGAGCGTGATTACACCATCCGCATCCGGGTCCCGGAATTCACCTGCCTGTGTCCCAAGACCGGCCAACCGGACTTCGCGACGCTGCACATCGAATACGTGCCGGACAGCCTGTGCGTGGAGCTCAAGTCGCTAAAGCTGTACGTATGGTCGTTTCGCGACGAAGGCGCATTCCACGAAGCGGTCACCAACCGCATCCTCGACGACCTGACGGGCGCCACGCAGCCCCGGTTCATGCGTCTGACCGCGGAGTTCAACGTGCGCGGCGGGATCTATACGAACGTGGTCGCCGAGTACCGCGCCGACGGCTGGGCGGCGCCGGCGCCGGTGCACCTGCCGTAG